Proteins encoded together in one Lachnospiraceae bacterium JLR.KK008 window:
- a CDS encoding DMT family transporter: protein MFGWIIALVSGALMSVQGVFNTQVTKASTIWIASAFVQFTALLVCLAAWAATDRSSLMSVFQVKPKYMLLGGAIGAFITYTVIKSMDMLGPAKAVMLIVISQLLVAYLIELFGLFGVERQPLAMRKVAGMVVAIVGVILFKWE, encoded by the coding sequence ATGTTTGGATGGATCATCGCACTTGTTTCCGGCGCTCTGATGAGCGTTCAGGGGGTGTTTAATACGCAGGTCACGAAAGCGTCTACGATATGGATTGCCAGCGCTTTCGTACAGTTTACGGCGCTGCTTGTCTGTCTGGCGGCGTGGGCGGCTACCGACAGAAGTTCACTGATGAGCGTTTTTCAGGTTAAGCCTAAGTATATGCTGCTCGGTGGGGCGATCGGCGCTTTTATCACGTATACGGTTATCAAAAGTATGGACATGCTTGGACCGGCAAAAGCGGTCATGCTGATCGTTATCTCTCAGCTGCTTGTGGCATATCTGATCGAGTTATTCGGTCTCTTTGGCGTGGAGAGACAGCCGCTGGCCATGAGAAAAGTGGCAGGTATGGTAGTGGCGATTGTCGGCGTCATTTTATTTAAGTGGGAGTGA
- a CDS encoding helix-hairpin-helix domain-containing protein: protein MKNKRKISVYGTVFFCICAVLFLCGCTRRAEGADGLDEIFLAGADEASGQGKLPEGNGQEAEDVSGSISASDQNAQLEEDATDQSLGRSPSGSYNMTEMSEKHDCYVYICGAVRKPGVYRMEQDERIYAVIERAGGFAEEACEKYVNQALRVVDGLKIWIPTVEEAKEKEAAGSAGAGNDGLVYPAGGGYPEQEGDSRAQMQREDGLVNINTAGEEQLCTLTGIGKAKAQAIIAYRGEHGNFIRPEDIMKVAGIKQSGYDKIREQISVD, encoded by the coding sequence ATGAAAAATAAGAGAAAGATTTCCGTGTATGGGACAGTGTTTTTCTGTATTTGTGCGGTTTTATTTTTATGCGGCTGTACCAGAAGAGCGGAGGGAGCAGACGGACTGGACGAAATCTTCCTGGCTGGGGCGGATGAGGCCTCGGGGCAGGGGAAACTGCCGGAAGGAAATGGTCAGGAGGCAGAAGATGTCAGTGGCAGCATTTCCGCATCAGACCAGAATGCACAACTGGAAGAGGATGCAACGGATCAGAGTCTGGGGCGATCGCCGTCCGGCTCTTACAATATGACAGAAATGTCAGAAAAACACGATTGCTATGTGTATATATGCGGGGCGGTCAGGAAGCCGGGAGTTTACCGGATGGAACAGGATGAACGGATCTATGCCGTCATTGAGAGAGCCGGAGGATTTGCGGAGGAGGCCTGTGAGAAATATGTCAATCAGGCGCTGAGAGTGGTGGACGGGCTGAAGATCTGGATTCCGACTGTGGAGGAGGCCAAAGAGAAAGAGGCTGCGGGCAGCGCCGGAGCAGGAAATGATGGCCTTGTATATCCTGCTGGCGGCGGGTATCCGGAGCAGGAAGGGGACAGCCGTGCACAGATGCAGAGAGAAGATGGTTTGGTCAATATCAATACGGCTGGCGAAGAGCAGCTGTGCACGTTGACAGGCATCGGTAAGGCCAAGGCACAGGCAATTATCGCCTACCGCGGGGAACACGGCAATTTTATACGCCCGGAAGATATTATGAAAGTGGCTGGCATCAAACAGAGCGGCTATGATAAAATCAGAGAACAGATCTCGGTAGATTAG
- a CDS encoding response regulator transcription factor — MAKKVLVVDDEKLIVKGVRFSLEQDGMEVDCAYDGEEALEKAKQNTYDIILLDIMLPKLTGLEVCQQIREFSNVPVVMLTAKGEDMDKILGLEYGADDYITKPFNILEVKARIKAIIRRTAPRKTTENETRAVEYGEMRIDRENRRVTIAGKEINLTAREFEVLELLSMNQNKVYSRESLLKLVWGADYPGDVRTVDVHIRRLREKIETNPSEPKYVHTKWGVGYYFKH; from the coding sequence ATGGCGAAAAAGGTGTTGGTCGTAGACGACGAAAAACTGATCGTAAAAGGGGTTCGTTTCAGCCTGGAGCAGGATGGTATGGAAGTGGATTGTGCCTATGACGGAGAGGAAGCGCTGGAGAAGGCAAAACAGAATACGTATGATATTATACTGCTGGATATTATGCTGCCTAAGTTGACAGGACTGGAAGTATGTCAGCAGATCCGGGAATTTTCCAATGTACCGGTCGTGATGCTGACTGCCAAAGGGGAGGACATGGATAAAATACTGGGGCTGGAATACGGTGCGGACGATTATATTACCAAACCTTTTAACATACTGGAAGTGAAAGCAAGGATCAAGGCGATCATCCGCCGTACGGCGCCGAGGAAGACAACGGAGAACGAGACAAGGGCTGTGGAATACGGGGAGATGCGGATCGACCGCGAGAACCGGAGAGTGACGATCGCCGGAAAAGAGATCAATCTGACAGCCAGAGAGTTCGAGGTGCTGGAGCTGCTCAGCATGAATCAAAATAAGGTGTACAGCAGAGAAAGCCTGCTCAAGCTCGTATGGGGCGCTGATTATCCCGGAGATGTGCGCACGGTGGACGTTCATATCCGGAGACTGCGGGAGAAGATCGAGACCAATCCCAGCGAACCCAAATACGTCCATACGAAGTGGGGCGTAGGTTACTATTTTAAGCATTAG
- a CDS encoding ATP-binding protein — translation MFAKWKEYLGKVKILRSLKARLFLIILLAGIVPSVWMRYAVLQNYEDRAINVKIAEVQNQFRILANHLITYGYLHDTSSEIVNTELDQLSNLYDGRVLVIDQNFKVIKDTYGLSEGKTVISEEVIKCFKGSNATNYDRKNGYIEITTPILDTAKVSADSAQDEKETMAEGVLLTSVSTDTITTTMEILNRRALIVEIIALVFVVAIALVLSSLLTKPFERVTQAINEVKAGFTDEQIAVNDYVETEHIVDAFNQLLGRMKVLDDSRQEFVANVSHELKTPLTSMKVLADSLMMQEDAPVELYQEFMADIANEIERENKIISDLLSLVKMDKKAADINIDSVDINNLLELILKRLRPIARKKEVEIIYESIRPVVAEVDEVKLTLALSNLVENAVKYNRPEGWVKVTLDADHQFFTVEVADSGMGIPQEAQEHIYERFYRVDKSHSREIGGTGLGLAITRSAVLIHRGSIKVVSEEEVGTTFTVKIPLIYLV, via the coding sequence ATGTTTGCGAAATGGAAAGAATACCTTGGCAAAGTGAAGATTCTCAGAAGTTTAAAAGCACGTCTGTTTTTGATTATTTTACTGGCAGGCATCGTGCCGAGTGTATGGATGCGGTATGCGGTTTTACAAAATTACGAGGACAGGGCGATCAATGTGAAGATCGCAGAGGTACAGAACCAATTCCGGATATTGGCAAATCATCTGATCACATATGGCTATCTGCATGATACATCTTCGGAGATCGTGAATACGGAGCTGGATCAGCTCTCCAATCTGTACGACGGGCGTGTGCTCGTCATCGACCAGAATTTCAAAGTGATTAAAGACACATATGGATTGAGTGAAGGGAAGACAGTGATCTCCGAGGAAGTCATAAAGTGCTTCAAGGGCAGTAACGCGACCAACTATGACAGAAAAAACGGTTATATTGAGATCACGACTCCAATTCTTGACACTGCGAAGGTATCTGCGGATTCTGCGCAGGACGAGAAAGAGACGATGGCGGAAGGAGTACTTCTCACAAGTGTTTCCACGGATACGATTACGACGACGATGGAGATTTTAAACAGAAGGGCTCTGATCGTGGAGATCATCGCTTTGGTTTTTGTGGTTGCGATCGCTCTGGTGTTGTCCAGCCTGCTGACAAAGCCTTTTGAACGAGTCACGCAGGCAATCAACGAAGTAAAGGCCGGTTTTACTGACGAACAGATCGCTGTCAATGACTATGTGGAGACCGAGCATATTGTCGACGCCTTTAATCAGCTTCTCGGCAGGATGAAGGTTCTGGATGATTCCCGGCAGGAGTTTGTGGCGAACGTGTCTCATGAACTGAAAACGCCGCTGACGTCAATGAAGGTGCTGGCGGATTCGCTGATGATGCAGGAAGATGCCCCTGTAGAGTTATATCAGGAGTTTATGGCAGATATTGCCAATGAGATTGAGCGGGAAAATAAGATCATCAGCGATCTGCTCTCACTTGTAAAGATGGATAAAAAGGCGGCGGACATTAACATTGACTCCGTTGACATTAACAATCTGCTGGAACTGATTTTAAAAAGGCTTCGCCCGATCGCCAGGAAAAAAGAAGTGGAGATCATCTATGAAAGTATCCGTCCCGTCGTTGCCGAGGTGGATGAAGTGAAACTGACGCTGGCATTGTCCAATCTGGTGGAGAATGCCGTCAAATATAACAGGCCGGAAGGCTGGGTCAAGGTGACGCTGGATGCCGATCACCAGTTCTTTACGGTAGAAGTGGCGGATTCGGGGATGGGCATTCCGCAGGAGGCACAGGAACATATATACGAAAGATTTTACCGTGTGGACAAGTCGCATTCGAGGGAAATCGGCGGGACCGGCCTGGGGCTTGCCATTACGAGAAGCGCTGTTCTGATACACAGGGGTTCTATCAAAGTGGTCAGTGAGGAAGAAGTGGGAACAACTTTCACCGTGAAAATCCCGCTGATCTATCTTGTATAA
- a CDS encoding GerMN domain-containing protein, whose translation MKKTGYMLLLFIIVIMSGCGKRSEAGRGKTIDIYYLNKEETGISSEPYEVQAADTNQQIAEVLQAMAQTPEDVEFKAPISGSVNVLEVVRDEEQVILTVDESYRNLEPAVEVLTRAALVRTLTQLDQVEYVSMKVRNDPLTDLSGNPIGIMEASMFIDNAGDEISTYERARLTLYFADESGTKLKETTRSVVYNTNISTEKLVVEELIRGPANEETYPTINPETKVNNVTVQDGVCYVNLSESFLTQMTNVTSEVTIYSITNSLVELPNVNKVQISINGDTSGTYREKIPFSTIFERNLELIE comes from the coding sequence ATGAAAAAAACAGGATATATGCTGCTTTTATTTATCATCGTAATCATGTCCGGCTGTGGAAAACGCAGTGAGGCGGGCAGGGGAAAAACGATTGATATATATTATCTGAATAAAGAAGAGACAGGGATCAGCAGCGAACCGTATGAGGTCCAGGCAGCGGATACGAATCAGCAGATCGCGGAAGTACTTCAGGCTATGGCGCAGACGCCGGAGGACGTGGAGTTTAAAGCGCCGATCAGTGGCTCTGTGAATGTCCTGGAGGTAGTCAGAGACGAAGAGCAGGTCATCTTGACAGTTGACGAGAGCTACCGTAATCTGGAGCCGGCGGTGGAAGTACTGACGAGGGCGGCCTTAGTCCGTACCCTGACACAGCTCGATCAGGTGGAGTATGTCTCGATGAAAGTCAGAAACGATCCGCTGACAGATTTGTCCGGTAATCCGATTGGTATTATGGAAGCGTCCATGTTTATTGACAATGCAGGAGATGAGATCAGTACTTATGAGCGGGCGCGTCTGACCTTATATTTTGCGGATGAGAGCGGAACGAAACTGAAGGAGACGACAAGGTCTGTCGTCTACAATACGAATATTTCCACGGAAAAACTGGTTGTGGAGGAGCTGATCCGGGGACCGGCAAATGAGGAGACTTATCCGACGATTAATCCGGAGACAAAGGTCAACAATGTCACGGTGCAGGATGGCGTATGTTATGTCAATCTGAGCGAAAGTTTTCTGACGCAGATGACCAATGTGACATCGGAAGTGACGATCTATTCAATCACAAACTCGCTGGTGGAGCTCCCCAATGTAAATAAGGTGCAGATTTCCATCAACGGAGATACGAGCGGCACTTACAGAGAGAAGATCCCGTTCTCTACGATTTTTGAGAGAAATCTGGAACTGATTGAATAA
- a CDS encoding DNA internalization-related competence protein ComEC/Rec2, whose translation MRRYTLCKLCFCMIGLLSLMQWAGQPPGALVPEIPGGTATVFGTVAQIEEKENAYHQKQVILSLQSAAFCGVTIPDKQNQITASNQTERTEIGGVLCFMAEGEEMPLIGQRIVVSGQPQMFEGRRNPGGFDALSWYRAQGLTISLKKARIEGRGEQYDFFRQKLHECRQGMARILDAVCGEDGGVMRAMLLGDKTALSAERKNLYQQGGISHILAISGLHISFLGMGLYGILKKTGVPVGIAVFIASVFLFSYVTMTGSSPSSCRAAMMIAFCLAADLLGRSYERMTALSVSALLLVARQPLLLGQSGFLLSYGAITGLELVCPILTGLWENRIARIFFAGASIFFVTLPVMLTSFYEIPVYSFFLNLYVIPLMGVVIALGLLSLLAGLFSIPLARAIFYPVHLLLILFDGGCRLTGSLPGDLWVMGAPSVMQIVIYCMMLATFCMMKKYMTKPCALLLLAGAVWVIKAPLPSADTMTMLDVGQGDGIVIQSSDGTTMLIDGGSSSEKELAQYTLLPYLKSQGIRRLDYVFLSHMDADHTNGIEALIQGEAAEEEEAQAGPGEGDHKRQIEIGTLVLPPLSQRDEAYDRVVSAARRAGIRLCTIKAGDQMEIGGFRFLCLHPEEGGSYSDRNEASLVLYVRKGNFSALFMGDLDGEAEAAFVRSYQDSLGAVTVLKAGHHGSGASCGEELLSSCRPAITLISCSMDNSYGHPAPETLARIVSAGSKVYITKDTGAICIRIGKRRVQVRRMLADADRRGKSD comes from the coding sequence TTGAGACGATATACTCTGTGTAAGCTGTGTTTTTGCATGATTGGGCTATTGTCTCTGATGCAGTGGGCGGGACAGCCGCCGGGGGCTCTGGTGCCGGAGATTCCCGGCGGTACGGCCACTGTCTTTGGAACGGTAGCACAGATAGAAGAAAAAGAAAACGCATATCATCAAAAGCAGGTCATCCTGTCCTTACAGTCCGCCGCGTTCTGCGGTGTGACCATTCCTGATAAACAAAATCAAATAACAGCATCGAATCAGACAGAGCGAACAGAGATTGGAGGGGTACTCTGCTTTATGGCGGAAGGAGAGGAGATGCCTCTGATTGGTCAACGCATTGTTGTGTCGGGACAGCCACAGATGTTTGAGGGGCGCAGGAATCCCGGAGGGTTTGATGCACTTTCCTGGTATCGGGCGCAGGGGCTGACGATCTCTCTGAAAAAAGCCAGGATAGAGGGAAGGGGAGAGCAGTACGATTTCTTTCGGCAGAAGCTGCATGAGTGCAGACAGGGGATGGCCCGGATATTGGATGCAGTCTGCGGGGAAGATGGAGGCGTGATGCGGGCGATGCTGCTCGGTGACAAGACGGCGCTTTCCGCGGAGCGGAAAAATCTTTATCAACAGGGCGGTATCTCTCATATCCTGGCAATTTCCGGGCTGCATATTTCCTTTCTCGGGATGGGCTTGTATGGCATTCTTAAGAAAACAGGAGTTCCGGTCGGGATTGCAGTATTTATAGCAAGTGTTTTTTTATTTTCCTATGTGACGATGACAGGCAGCAGCCCCTCTTCCTGCAGAGCAGCAATGATGATTGCGTTCTGTCTGGCAGCAGATTTGCTGGGACGCAGCTATGAAAGAATGACGGCACTGTCAGTTTCTGCGCTGCTGCTTGTTGCCAGACAGCCGTTATTGCTGGGACAGAGCGGTTTTCTGCTCTCCTATGGCGCTATAACAGGGTTGGAACTGGTCTGTCCGATTCTGACGGGTCTTTGGGAAAACCGCATTGCGAGGATATTTTTTGCAGGCGCCTCCATCTTTTTTGTCACCTTGCCGGTGATGCTGACGTCCTTTTATGAGATTCCGGTCTATTCGTTCTTTTTGAATCTGTATGTCATCCCGCTGATGGGAGTGGTGATCGCATTGGGACTGCTGTCACTTCTGGCCGGTCTGTTTTCGATTCCTCTGGCCAGGGCTATATTTTATCCGGTCCATTTGCTTTTGATTTTGTTTGACGGCGGCTGTCGTCTGACAGGGAGTCTTCCGGGTGATCTGTGGGTGATGGGCGCACCGTCTGTGATGCAGATCGTCATATACTGCATGATGTTAGCAACGTTCTGCATGATGAAAAAATATATGACGAAGCCATGTGCGCTGCTTTTGCTGGCAGGTGCAGTCTGGGTGATAAAGGCGCCTCTGCCTTCAGCGGATACAATGACAATGCTGGACGTTGGTCAGGGAGACGGCATTGTCATCCAAAGCAGTGACGGGACGACGATGCTCATAGACGGCGGCAGCTCCTCAGAAAAGGAGCTCGCACAATATACATTACTGCCGTATCTGAAATCGCAGGGAATCCGGCGGCTGGACTATGTGTTTTTGAGTCATATGGACGCGGATCATACGAATGGCATTGAGGCATTGATACAGGGGGAGGCAGCAGAAGAGGAAGAAGCACAGGCAGGACCGGGAGAGGGCGATCATAAGCGGCAGATCGAGATTGGGACTCTTGTACTGCCACCTCTGTCACAGCGGGATGAGGCATATGACAGGGTGGTGTCTGCGGCCCGGAGGGCTGGAATCCGGCTGTGCACGATAAAGGCGGGAGATCAGATGGAGATCGGAGGCTTTCGTTTCCTCTGCCTGCACCCGGAGGAAGGCGGTAGTTACAGTGACAGAAACGAGGCTTCCCTTGTGCTGTATGTGAGGAAGGGGAACTTCTCCGCACTTTTTATGGGAGATCTGGACGGGGAAGCGGAGGCCGCGTTTGTGCGGAGCTATCAGGATTCGCTCGGCGCAGTTACGGTATTAAAAGCGGGTCATCATGGTTCCGGTGCCTCCTGTGGTGAAGAATTGCTTTCATCCTGTCGTCCTGCGATTACGCTGATCTCCTGCAGCATGGACAATTCCTATGGCCATCCGGCCCCGGAAACACTGGCACGGATTGTTTCTGCGGGCAGTAAGGTCTATATCACGAAGGATACGGGCGCTATCTGTATCCGCATTGGGAAACGGCGGGTCCAGGTGAGGCGGATGCTGGCAGACGCAGACAGAAGGGGAAAATCCGATTGA
- the holA gene encoding DNA polymerase III subunit delta codes for MKQLNEDIKTGQLKHVYLLSGEEAYLRRQYRDRLRSALAGEDTMNCHYFEGKEANPKEMIDLAETLPFLAQRRVIVVENSGLFKKGGEELAEYMTSMSETAYFIFAETEVDKRSRLYKAVKASGRATEFPLQDENTLRRWIAGLSAKESKGITDQTIRYFLEKTGSDMSNIRRELEKLFCYTLGRNVVTEADIDAVCTRRISNQIFEMVNAIADKKQEKALNLYYDLLALKEPPMRILFLIARQFNLLMQVKECRKKGYDDHTIAGKTGLRDFVVKKYASQASRFEMNALKEAVSACVEAEENVKTGRLNDIMSVELLIVQYSR; via the coding sequence ATGAAACAGTTAAATGAAGATATTAAGACGGGACAATTAAAACATGTTTATCTGCTCTCAGGCGAAGAGGCTTACCTGCGCAGGCAGTACCGGGACAGACTGCGCAGCGCTCTGGCCGGCGAAGATACGATGAACTGTCATTATTTTGAAGGGAAAGAGGCCAACCCGAAAGAGATGATCGATCTGGCGGAGACGCTTCCGTTTCTGGCACAGCGGCGGGTTATCGTTGTTGAAAACAGCGGTCTGTTCAAAAAGGGCGGCGAAGAGCTGGCAGAATATATGACATCTATGTCAGAAACAGCTTATTTTATATTTGCTGAGACAGAGGTGGACAAGAGAAGCAGGCTTTATAAGGCAGTGAAAGCAAGCGGGCGGGCAACAGAATTTCCCCTCCAGGATGAGAACACACTGCGCCGCTGGATCGCAGGTCTTTCGGCAAAAGAGAGCAAAGGGATTACCGATCAGACGATCCGCTATTTTCTGGAAAAGACAGGAAGCGATATGTCGAATATCCGCAGAGAGCTGGAAAAGCTGTTCTGTTATACACTGGGGCGCAATGTAGTCACGGAAGCGGATATTGATGCGGTATGCACCCGGAGGATTTCCAACCAGATATTTGAGATGGTGAATGCTATTGCCGATAAAAAGCAGGAAAAGGCGCTGAATCTGTATTATGATCTGCTGGCGCTGAAAGAGCCGCCGATGCGCATCCTCTTTCTGATCGCCAGACAGTTTAATCTGCTGATGCAGGTGAAGGAGTGCAGAAAAAAGGGCTATGACGATCATACGATAGCGGGAAAGACAGGACTGCGCGACTTTGTTGTAAAAAAATACGCTTCCCAGGCATCCAGATTTGAGATGAATGCCCTGAAGGAAGCGGTGAGTGCCTGCGTCGAGGCAGAAGAGAACGTGAAGACCGGCCGGCTGAACGATATTATGAGTGTGGAGCTTTTGATAGTGCAGTACAGCAGGTAA
- a CDS encoding DUF6612 family protein has product MKPRKRKRKPLLFMLSAILLCLSLTACSREDARAVIPKAQESIGKIDSISYDMVMNMEFSGNEAGQTMTMTAIASEDYILEPQQMYLTMNTNIDGLDTMDMAVYLTEDAGTYKTYTGIGKGSDLYWTVLEMEDIGAVERYNAPATLELYLSSAESFTENGKETISGTTTTRYDGVVSKDSLLDVIAASGILTQMEQLGLSPESTKMLQSMLSSLGDLPISIWIAEESYFPMKYEIDMTAIIQSLMTQTLIDMGEDASAVHVDNVSVTMTVSSINDVTEITIPAEALEAEQLSVTDNNQNNTEIDITEENYQSLFHVAEELGYRYVGCAYHKVPEEMFGQEAYVDAFLPYGEDLIYEDDGYTVQCAAHGMQVRQTVIASDKNAQDIVEEAYHALVSSGLDIYEDAVGKTQYDAELNIACKQVAYYLENGTIPRITFLYADYKRNGYYLYAEITYFPEQMDADYPMMLAELNDAFGMTLPQFKPYR; this is encoded by the coding sequence ATGAAACCGAGAAAAAGAAAACGGAAACCACTCCTGTTTATGCTTTCTGCTATCCTTCTCTGCCTCAGTCTGACCGCCTGCAGCAGAGAAGACGCCCGGGCAGTCATCCCCAAAGCACAGGAAAGCATCGGCAAAATAGACAGCATCAGCTATGACATGGTCATGAACATGGAATTTTCCGGTAATGAGGCGGGACAGACAATGACGATGACGGCGATTGCCTCCGAAGACTACATTCTGGAGCCGCAGCAGATGTATCTGACTATGAACACGAACATCGACGGCCTCGACACGATGGACATGGCCGTGTACTTGACAGAAGATGCCGGAACCTATAAAACATATACCGGAATCGGAAAAGGGTCTGATCTGTACTGGACCGTATTAGAGATGGAAGACATTGGCGCTGTCGAAAGATATAATGCGCCTGCCACTCTGGAGCTCTATCTCTCGTCAGCCGAGTCTTTCACAGAAAACGGCAAAGAGACGATAAGCGGAACGACGACAACCCGTTACGATGGTGTCGTCTCCAAAGATTCCCTGCTGGACGTGATTGCTGCCTCCGGCATCCTTACACAGATGGAGCAGCTCGGTCTGTCACCGGAATCCACGAAGATGTTACAGTCTATGCTCTCCAGTCTCGGCGACCTTCCGATCAGCATCTGGATTGCCGAGGAAAGCTATTTTCCCATGAAATATGAGATAGATATGACCGCCATCATACAGTCTCTGATGACGCAGACGCTCATCGACATGGGAGAAGACGCATCCGCAGTCCATGTCGACAATGTATCTGTCACTATGACTGTCTCCTCAATCAACGATGTGACAGAAATCACTATACCGGCCGAAGCGCTGGAGGCCGAACAGCTCTCCGTCACAGACAACAACCAGAATAACACGGAGATCGACATCACAGAAGAGAATTACCAGAGTCTTTTTCATGTGGCGGAAGAATTGGGATACCGGTATGTAGGCTGTGCTTACCACAAAGTCCCGGAAGAGATGTTCGGACAGGAAGCATATGTGGACGCGTTCCTTCCCTATGGAGAAGATCTCATCTATGAAGATGACGGATATACCGTCCAATGCGCCGCACATGGAATGCAGGTGCGCCAGACCGTCATAGCTTCAGACAAAAACGCACAGGACATCGTGGAAGAGGCCTATCATGCACTCGTAAGTTCCGGTCTGGATATTTATGAAGATGCCGTTGGCAAGACACAGTACGATGCCGAACTGAATATCGCCTGCAAACAGGTCGCCTATTATCTTGAAAACGGAACGATACCGAGGATCACTTTCCTCTACGCTGACTATAAGCGTAATGGCTATTATCTCTATGCGGAAATCACTTACTTTCCTGAGCAGATGGACGCAGACTATCCGATGATGCTCGCTGAACTGAATGATGCTTTTGGTATGACCCTGCCGCAGTTCAAACCTTATCGCTGA
- a CDS encoding ABC transporter ATP-binding protein, protein MGEKAPVIAVRDLYKIYRIGETKVRALNGVDFTIRRGQFCSIVGASGSGKSTLLNMLAGLEKPTKGEIVIAGEHMEKKSENELVRFRQAHIGFIFQSFNLMATMNAVENVALPLTFQGMERKKRTRLAEQMLDMVGLRKYKKHKPTQMSGGQQQRVGVARALVVQPEIIFADEPTGNLDSSTSREVMELMQRIVREKGQTLIMVTHDNDLARFADRIFHIRDGKILRIEENSQTGRETEGI, encoded by the coding sequence ATGGGAGAAAAGGCGCCGGTCATTGCGGTGCGTGATCTGTATAAAATATATCGGATCGGGGAGACAAAAGTACGCGCTCTGAACGGTGTGGATTTTACAATCCGGAGGGGACAGTTCTGTTCGATCGTCGGAGCTTCCGGTTCCGGAAAGTCTACGCTGCTCAATATGCTGGCGGGGCTGGAAAAACCGACCAAGGGAGAGATCGTGATCGCCGGGGAGCATATGGAAAAAAAGAGTGAGAATGAGCTTGTCCGGTTCCGCCAGGCACATATCGGATTTATCTTTCAGTCATTTAATCTGATGGCGACAATGAATGCGGTGGAGAATGTGGCGCTGCCTTTGACGTTTCAGGGAATGGAGCGCAAAAAGCGCACCAGACTGGCGGAGCAGATGCTCGATATGGTAGGGCTCCGGAAATATAAAAAGCATAAACCGACACAGATGTCAGGTGGACAGCAGCAGAGAGTGGGGGTCGCCAGGGCGCTTGTCGTACAGCCGGAGATTATTTTTGCCGATGAGCCAACCGGCAATCTGGACTCATCTACATCGAGGGAAGTGATGGAGCTCATGCAGCGAATTGTCCGGGAAAAGGGACAGACACTGATTATGGTCACACATGACAATGATCTGGCGCGGTTTGCGGACCGGATTTTTCATATCAGAGATGGAAAGATTCTGCGGATTGAGGAGAACAGCCAAACAGGCAGAGAGACAGAGGGGATTTAA